A stretch of Fulvia fulva chromosome 4, complete sequence DNA encodes these proteins:
- a CDS encoding C6 finger domain transcription factor adaR, with the protein MDNQRDSSSPGVPNHSRRQSTGLHLACRECQRKNIKCDRTYPCGQCTRSGLRCQSSTRKPRAKAGAKAVDADLRNRIAKLERLVESFQGDESSSDAPSITPATNATKSRHTSMTGPESLAVRQNSDSPSSPMDTALPYTNKYVAGTFWSSLTSEVKALADAFEEDGLPSDDETTSPETTPPSAPYALDSTNGASAGYELILCPPGVLYVMPGALQEPAPERSAELIHNFLEYVEPSYKMFHVPTLAAFLQQGQPYLHRAPDAPCNKALRASVYFAGINAHTEEECQETYGKPLNQMVQEFRRNVDVALYQADPMNTTETATLQALVLYVASVRVMDPSRRAWSLIGLLVRIARAMGIHREIAGESPFLAEIRRRLWYNIVFLDCYASVDRGSEPAIHPETFSRLLPMNVNDADFGEYSLSVNNTAGRHHRHLPLKFSLPEDSTAGPAQSWQTRLELAYEYQRSVNDKFIRHCDPTNMKHHMMIIGTGTAATNAMILRAVRPIQIHPNSVPPRVDSPWVMELALNILRHANASWEQTVGRWRRMPWVPWHAIGVALAGLCSIRGTDQANEACVLVEQAMSRYGANVADSPTGMLWRPIEKLYKKAKAFRDQSDVLVPVSAPAPIPAKVDPGWEAPIPQQPLTMQSSPAAPMNPLGMPADVFNFPPDMQASLPSDNSWLDWESILKDMDDIKADDMQWM; encoded by the exons ATGGACAATCAGAGAGACTCAAGCTCGCCAGGCGTACCGAACCACTCGCGGAGACAGTCTACAGGGCTCCATTTGGCCTGCAGAGAATGCCAGCGCAAGAATATCAAGTGTGATCGAACGTATCCATGTGGCCAGTGTACCAGATCAGGCCTGCGTTGTCAAAGCAGTACACGGAAGCCGCGCGCAAAGGCAGGCGCCAAGGCTGTCGACGCTGATCTTCGTAATCGCATAGCCAAGCTGGAACGACTTGTCGAAAGCTTTCAGGGAGATGAGAGCAGCAGCGATGCCCCATCCATCACACCAGCGACAAATGCGACGAAAAGTAGACATACTTCTATGACAGGACCGGAGAGTCTAGCCGTGAGGCAAAACTCTGACTCTCCTAGCAGCCCAATGGACACGGCTCTACCATACACAAATAAGTATGTTGCTGGAACATTCTGGTCGTCTCTGACTTCTGAAGTCAAAGCACTCGCGGATGCGTTTGAGGAGGACGGCCTACCCAGCGATGATGAGACCACAAGCCCGGAAACAACGCCTCCTTCAGCACCATATGCACTAGACTCTACGAACGGAGCATCAGCTGGGTATGAGCTGATTTTGTGTCCTCCTGGTGTGCTTTATGTAATGCCAGGAGCCCTCCAAGAACCCGCGCCCGAAAGATCTGCAGAGCTCATTCACAACTTCCTTGAGTATGTGGAGCCCAGCTATAAGATGTTTCACGTACCCACACTGGCAGCCTTTCTGCAACAAGGCCAGCCATACCTCCATCGAGCTCCGGATGCGCCTTGCAACAAAGCTTTGAGGGCGTCGGTGTACTTTGCTGGAATTAATGCTCATACCGAAGAAGAGTGTCAAGAAACTTATGGCAAGCCTTTGAACCAGATGGTGCAAGAGTTTCGGCGGAACGTAGATGTAGCTCTCTACCAGGCGGATCCTATGAACACGACTGAGACTGCTACGTTGCAAGCTTTGGTGCTTTACGTG GCAAGCGTGCGAGTCATGGACCCAAGCCGGCGAGCATGGTCTCTGATTGGTCTTCTTGTACGTATTGCTCGTGCCATGGGCATACATCGTGAGATTGCAGGCGAATCACCATTTCTGGCCGAGATTCGGAGGCGTCTATGGTACAACATCGTCTTTCTGGATTGCTATGCTTCGGTCGATCGAGGCTCAGAACCAGCCATTCACCCGGAAACATTCTCGCGACTGCTCCCCATGAACGTCAACGATGCTGACTTCGGCGAGTACTCACTCAGCGTTAATAACACCGCGGGAAGGCATCACCGACACCTCC CTCTGAAATTCTCCTTACCAGAAGACAGCACTGCGGGGCCCGCGCAGTCTTGGCAAACCCGGCTGGAACTTGCCTACGAGTATCAGCGCAGTGTGAACGACAAGTTCATCCGACATTGCGATCCTACTAACATGAAACACCACATGATGATAATCGGAACAGGCACTGCGGCCACTAATGCGATGATCCTGCGAGCAGTGCGACCGATACAGATCCATCCGAATAGCGTACCGCCGCGAGTCGACAGTCCTTGGGTCATGGAACTTGCATTGAATATCCTCCGCCACGCCAACGCATCTTGGGAACAGACGGTAGGACGCTGGCGTCGAATGCCCTGGGTACCATGGCACGCCATCGGCGTAGCCCTCGCAGGCCTCTGCTCCATCCGCGGTACAGACCAAGCAAACGAAGCCTGTGTCCTCGTCGAACAAGCCATGTCCCGCTACGGCGCGAACGTCGCCGACAGCCCCACTGGAATGCTCTGGCGACCGATTGAGAAGCTATACAAGAAAGCCAAAGCTTTCAGAGATCAGTCAGATGTCCTGGTTCCAGTGTCGGCACCAGCACCAATTCCTGCCAAGGTGGACCCAGGATGGGAAGCACCGATACCACAGCAGCCACTGACTATGCAATCGTCTCCGGCAGCTCCTATGAATCCGCTGGGTATGCCGGCCGATGTGTTTAATTTTCCGCCTGATATGCAGGCTAGTTTGCCGAGTGATAATAGTTGGCTTGATTGGGAGTCGATTTTGAAGGATATGGATGACATCAAGGCGGATGATATGCAGTGGATGTAA
- a CDS encoding G/U mismatch-specific uracil DNA glycosylase, translating to MTLPSSSDANNAAHDGLNTPEADLETKVVPSGNSASSFKANLARFKHVNNDDEVAAVPSLSIGRSGRKRANAETEGHTSNETASPAPSVAKRRRQSSKYAPPEKYAHLKPLTDILEPHLICVFVGFNPGVMTATSGHAYAHPSNMFWKLLHSSGCTDVRLRPEQDVDLPRLYSMGNTNIVARPSKDAAELSKAESAAGTPILEEKIRNYQPEAVCIVGKGIWESIWRWRYGRPIKKDEFHYGWQGDKERMGTMDGWAGARVFVATATSGLAANLKPPEKEAIWKPFGDWVKTRREERIKEAKGESVKNDAR from the coding sequence ATGACTTTACCATCATCTTCCGATGCCAACAATGCCGCTCACGATGGGCTCAACACGCCGGAGGCCGATCTGGAGACTAAAGTCGTGCCTTCAGGGAATAGCGCCTCATCATTCAAGGCAAACCTCGCACGCTTCAAACATGTGAACAACGACGACGAGGTAGCGGCCGTTCCGTCATTATCCATCGGAAGGAGCGGTCGCAAGAGAGCGAACGCCGAGACTGAAGGCCACACTTCGAATGAGACAGCCTCGCCAGCTCCATCAGTTGCCAAGCGGCGGCGACAGTCGAGCAAATATGCGCCACCGGAGAAGTACGCCCACCTCAAGCCACTGACAGACATCCTGGAGCCACACCTCATATGTGTCTTTGTTGGCTTCAACCCGGGAGTCATGACAGCTACATCTGGTCACGCATATGCTCATCCAAGCAACATGTTCTGGAAACTGTTGCACAGCTCAGGCTGCACAGACGTCCGCCTGAGACCGGAGCAGGACGTTGATTTGCCACGACTGTACAGCATGGGCAACACGAACATTGTTGCTCGACCCAGCAAGGACGCTGCCGAACTGAGCAAGGCGGAGTCAGCTGCTGGCACGCCAATACTGGAGGAGAAGATCCGCAACTACCAGCCTGAAGCTGTTTGTATTGTGGGCAAGGGTATATGGGAATCCATCTGGCGCTGGCGATATGGTCGCCCTATCAAGAAGGACGAGTTTCACTACGGCTggcagggtgataaggaGCGCATGGGTACAATGGACGGCTGGGCTGGTGCGCGTGTCTTTGTCGCTACTGCCACCAGCGGCCTTGCAGCTAACTTGAAGCCACCAGAGAAGGAAGCTATCTGGAAGCCGTTTGGAGATTGGGTGAAGACCAGGCGCGAAGAGAGGATCAAAGAAGCAAAAGGAGAAAGTGTCAAAAACGACGCGAGATGA